The proteins below come from a single Rosa rugosa chromosome 2, drRosRugo1.1, whole genome shotgun sequence genomic window:
- the LOC133733128 gene encoding protein NUCLEAR FUSION DEFECTIVE 4-like — MSSSKPSESLQFAVQVVQGRWFTVFASFLIMAGAGATYLFGVYSKQIKSTLGYDQSTLNLLGFFKDLGANVGVLSGLIGEVTPTWFVLLVGSAMNFTGYFMIWLAVTGKIAKPKVWQMCMYICIGANSQNFANTGALVTCVKNFPESRGVMLGLLKGFTGLSGAMFNQIYLAVYGNDSKSLVLLIAWLPAALSVVFVYTIRPMKVVRQPNELRVFYHFLYISIALALFLMVMTIMQKQIAFSQAAYAGSVAVVCVFLFLPLGIAIREELLLWNFKKQPVDPPTEVAVQKPEATEQPKTEKAEKTETPCFAEICNKPPRGEDYTILQALLSVDMLILFIATLCGLGSSLTAVDNLGQIGESLGYPTKTISSFVSLVSIWNYFGRVFSGFVSESLLVRWKMPRPLMMTLVLLLSSVGHLLIAFPAPGSVYVASVIIGFSFGAQLPLLFAIISELFGLKYYSTLFNCGQLASPLGSYILNVKVTGMLYDREALKDLARKGMTRSSVKELICIGSQCYRLSFSILAAVTFFGALVSLVLVIRTREFYKSDIYKKFREESEDL; from the coding sequence ATGAGCAGCTCTAAACCTAGTGAGTCGCTCCAGTTTGCAGTGCAAGTGGTTCAAGGAAGATGGTTCACAGTGTTTGCATCCTTTCTTATCATGGCCGGAGCCGGAGCCACTTATCTGTTCGGAGTCTACTCCAAGCAGATCAAGTCCACTCTCGGCTACGACCAATCCACCCTCAACTTGCTCGGCTTCTTCAAAGACCTCGGCGCCAACGTCGGAGTCCTCTCCGGCTTAATAGGTGAAGTAACCCCAACTTGGTTCGTTCTCCTAGTCGGCTCCGCCATGAATTTCACCGGCTACTTCATGATCTGGCTTGCCGTCACCGGTAAAATAGCCAAACCCAAAGTCTGGCAGATGTGCATGTACATTTGTATCGGAGCAAATTCTCAGAACTTTGCAAATACCGGAGCTCTTGTCACTTGTGTCAAGAACTTCCCGGAAAGCAGAGGCGTTATGCTTGGTCTGTTGAAGGGTTTTACTGGGCTTAGTGGAGCCATGTTTAATCAGATTTACTTGGCAGTTTATGGAAACGATTCGAAATCGTTGGTTCTACTCATTGCTTGGCTCCCTGCTGCTCTTTCTGTAGTGTTTGTGTACACCATTCGTCCAATGAAAGTTGTTAGGCAACCAAATGAGCTCAGAGTCTTTTACCATTTCCTCTACATCTCTATTGCTCTTGCTTTGTTTCTCATGGTTATGACCATAATGCAGAAACAGATTGCTTTCTCCCAAGCTGCCTATGCCGGAAGCGTCGCTGTGGTTTGTGTGTTTCTCTTTCTCCCTCTTGGAATTGCAATTAGAGAAGAGCTGCTCCTCTGGAACTTCAAGAAACAACCAGTCGATCCTCCGACGGAGGTAGCGGTTCAGAAACCAGAAGCAACTGAGcaaccaaaaacagagaaagcaGAGAAAACAGAGACGCCCTGTTTTGCTGAGATATGCAACAAGCCACCAAGAGGAGAAGACTACACAATTTTACAAGCCCTCCTTAGCGTAGACATGCTCATTCTCTTCATTGCAACGCTATGTGGTCTCGGGTCAAGCTTGACGGCCGTAGACAATTTGGGGCAAATCGGTGAGTCTCTCGGATACCCAACTAAGACAATAAGCTCTTTTGTATCACTAGTGAGCATATGGAACTACTTTGGTAGAGTCTTTTCCGGGTTTGTCTCGGAAAGCCTATTAGTAAGGTGGAAAATGCCCAGACCACTCATGATGACTCTTGTGCTTCTTCTATCAAGTGTCGGCCACCTCCTCATTGCATTTCCGGCCCCTGGTTCAGTTTATGTAGCATCAGTGATCATTGGGTTTTCTTTTGGTGCCCAACTACCGTTGCTTTTCGCCATCATTTCCGAGCTGTTTGGGCTCAAGTACTACTCCACATTGTTCAATTGTGGACAGTTAGCGAGTCCTCTCGGGTCTTACATTCTCAATGTGAAGGTCACCGGGATGCTCTATGATCGAGAGGCGTTGAAGGATTTGGCAAGGAAAGGGATGACAAGGTCTTCGGTGAAGGAGCTGATTTGTATTGGGAGTCAGTGTTATAGGCTGTCTTTCTCAATTTTAGCTGCTGTCACATTTTTTGGTGCTCTTGTTTCACTGGTTCTGGTGATTAGGACGAGGGAGTTCTACAAGAGTGATATATATAAGAAGTTTAGAGAGGAATCAGAAGATTTATAG